Proteins encoded by one window of Microcebus murinus isolate Inina chromosome 2, M.murinus_Inina_mat1.0, whole genome shotgun sequence:
- the PRPF38B gene encoding pre-mRNA-splicing factor 38B: MANNSPALTGNSQPQHQAAAAAAQQQQQCGGGGATKPAVSGKQGNVLPLWGNEKTMNLNPMILTNILSSPYFKVQLYELKTYHEVVDEIYFKVTHVEPWEKGSRKTAGQTGMCGGVRGVGTGGIVSTAFCLLYKLFTLKLTRKQVMGLITHTDSPYIRALGFMYIRYTQPPTDLWDWFESFLDDEEDLDVKAGGGCVMTIGEMLRSFLTKLEWFSTLFPRIPVPVQKNIDQQIKTRPRKIKKDGKEGAEEIDRHVERRRSRSPRRSLSPRRSPRRSRSRSHHREGHGSSSFDRELEREKERQRLEREAKEREKERRRSRSTDRGLERRRSRSRERHRSRSRSRDRKGDRRDRDREREKENERGRRRDRDYDKERGNDREKERERSRERSKEQRNRGEVDEKKHKEDKDDRRHRDDKKDSKKEKKHSRSRSRERKHRSRSRSRNTGKRSRSRSKEKSSKHKNESKEKSNKRSRSGSQGRTDSVEKSKKREHSPSKEKSRKRSGSKERSHKRDHGDSKDQSDKHRRSQSIERESQEKQHKNKDETV; the protein is encoded by the exons ATGGCTAACAACAGCCCCGCGCTGACAGGCAACTCGCAGCCGCAGCACCAGGCAGCCGCTGCCGcagctcagcagcagcagcagtgcggcggcggcggcgccacCAAGCCGGCGGTCTCGGGCAAGCAGGGCAATGTCCTGCCGCTGTGGGGCAACGAGAAGACCATGAACCTCAACCCCATGATCCTGACCAACATCCTGTCGTCTCCTTACTTCAAAGTGCAGCTCTACGAGCTCAAGACCTACCACGAGGTGGTGGACGAGATATACTTTAAG gtCACACATGTTGAACCATGGgagaaaggaagcaggaaaacAGCAGGCCAGACAGGGATGTGCGGAGGG GTTCGAGGTGTTGGAACCGGAGGAATTGTTTCTACTGCTTTTTGCCTATTATACAAGTTATTTACTCTGAAGTTAACTCGAAAGCAAGTGATGGGTCTTATAACACACACAGACTCTCCATATATTCGAGCTCTTGGATTTATGTATATAAG ATATACACAGCCCCCTACAGATCTATGGGACTGGTTTGAATCCTTCCTTGATGATGAAGAG GACCTAGATGTGAAGGCTGGTGGAGGCTGTGTAATGACCATTGGAGAAATGCTGCGGTCTTTTCTCACAAAACTGGAGTGGTTTTCTACTTTGTTTCCAAGAATTCCAGTTCCAGTTCAGAAAAATATTGATCAACAGATTAAAACTCGAcctagaaaaatcaagaaagatgGGAAAGAAGGTGCTGAGGAAATAGACAGACATGTAGAACGCAGACGTTCAAG GTCTCCAAGGAGATCACTGAGTCCACGGAGGTCGCCAAGAAGATCAAGAAGTAGAAGTCATCATCGGGAGGGCCATGGGTCTTCTAGCTTTGACAGAGaattagaaagagagaaagaacgcCAGCGACTAGAGCGTGAAgccaaagaaagggagaaagaaaggcgAAGATCCCGGAGCACTGATCGAGGGTTAGAACGCAGGCGTAGCAGAAGTAGGGAAAGGCATAGGAGTCGCAGTCGAAGTCGTGACAGGAAAGGGGATAGAAGAGACAGGGAtcgggaaagagaaaaggaaaatgagagaggTAGAAGAAGAGATCGTGACTATGATAAGGAAAGAGGTAAtgacagagaaaaggagagggaacGATCAAGAGAAAGATCCAAGGAACAGAGAAATAGGGGAGAGGTAGATGAGAAGAAACATAAAGAAGACAAAGATGATAGACGGCATAGAGATGACAAAAAAGattccaagaaagagaaaaaacatagtagaagtagaagcagagaaaggaaaCATAGAAGTAGGAGTAGAAGTAGAAATACAGGGAAACGAAGTAGAAGCAGAAGTAAAGAGAAATcaagtaaacataaaaatgaaagtaaagaaaaatcaaataaacgaAGTAGAAGTGGCAGTCAAGGAAGAACTGACAGTGTTGAAAAGTCCAAAAAACGGGAACATAGCCCCAGCAAAGAAAAATCTAGGAAGCGTAGTGGAAGCAAAGAACGTTCCCATAAACGAGATCATGGTGATAGCAAGGACCAGTCAGACAAACATCGAAGGAGCCAAAGTATAGAACGAGAGAGCcaagaaaaacaacataaaaacaaagatgagactgtttga